One genomic segment of Hordeum vulgare subsp. vulgare chromosome 2H, MorexV3_pseudomolecules_assembly, whole genome shotgun sequence includes these proteins:
- the LOC123425602 gene encoding disease resistance protein Pik-2-like, with amino-acid sequence MADLVVGMAKSVVDGALTKAQVAIEEESKLRQSAQRNLVFITGEFQMMQAFLNNADSDRLENPVVRTWVRQIRDLAYDVEDCIEFVVHLDKNNSWWLRLLNPVSWLLAPCLDLAPLPLDEAVDELDRLKAMVEDVSSRNTRYNLISDSGSKPAADKHDPASSRDAVGGATAFNRLFEAAFRTTLKGGLTQLLPKKDHDLGVISIWGTGTGGGEDLGMTSIAWKAYTDKGACQNFVCRAWVKLMHPFDPHQFVRSLTAQFYANSSSPGEEHATSVGGVQVLMKMDAMRGVEPLMDFEQLVMKNRYLVVLEDVSSMADWDAIRRFFPNMKNGSCIILPTKQFEVASSTVGHPYQVLHLNQLSAEHSIYAFFTKGSRYDVDQGREINNAPASKNVSVGNCKEEAAKKWINRHPLVGRESEMKDLGLKVIMARSKSYQVMSVWGIAGVGKSALVMNMFCDRICKGILFQKYGWVDVSHPFNLWNFSRILLSNLGSEYLQAGETEDLCTMGSRNPIVECREILKKHRCLVVIDGLQSTEEWDLIKANLVSGSHRQNVIIAVTIEQEMASHCRGVKGELVFNVKGLEADTAFELFKKVSKKSEVAELQELTSLCGGLPKVIVEVAVVFAKNTDRWKHTLSTKNKFMLELENNGEFDSLKGLFGWMNSYFRNCPDSLKPCILYLPIFPRNHLIRRRRLVRRWIAEGYSRDSHEESAEMTGEKQFCDLINLSIIQQASALGLGGTRMVSCQVNGFFREYIVSRQMEENLVFELRGSCALTTQRTGRHLVILESWVRDRIVFESIDFSRLRSLTVFGLWKSFFVSESMRLLRVLDLEGASELEYSDLKKIVKLMCRLKFLSLRGCHEICHLPSSIGGLRQLQTLDVRHTSIVTLPVNITKLEKLQYIRAGTTAPASKAPTPHHLVPQLSQCCGGRHLVGVVVPPGIGKLTALHTLGVVNVSASGTKAVLEDLHKLTHLRKLGVSGINKNNSNGFFRAISVLVHLESLSVRLEDNNQGCLNDVPLPLNGLRSLKLHGLGDRLPNWSGQLTMLAKMDLEIAKLMEDNVSPHSEGAPPVGRRKPTRGVIKILSELPGLCVLRLRVDHPQDNQLDLSVIMNDLEEDSFKKMKIFEIACSSSSKVSFGEKTMKKLEQLKVDCSSGSSFLGLNYLLELKEVLLKGSSDEALKADLINVLENHPKQKKPVVKLEELPRPSTS; translated from the exons ATGGCGGACCTTGTGGTGGGCATGGCCAAGTCGGTGGTGGATGGGGCGCTGACCAAGGCCCAGGTGGCGATCGAGGAGGAGTCCAAGCTGCGGCAGAGCGCACAGCGCAACCTGGTGTTCATCACCGGCGAGTTCCAGATGATGCAGGCCTTCCTCAACAACGCCGACAGCGACCGCCTGGAGAATCCGGTGGTGCGGACCTGGGTGCGGCAGATCCGCGACCTGGCCTACGACGTGGAGGACTGCATCGAGTTCGTCGTCCACCTCGACAAGAACAACAGCTGGTGGCTCCGCCTTCTCAACCCCGTGAGCTGGCTCCTCGCGCCCTGCCTGGATCTCGCGCCGCTGCCGCTCGACGAGGCGGTCGACGAGCTGGACCGGCTCAAGGCCATGGTGGAGGACGTGAGCAGCAGGAACACGCGCTACAACCTCATCAGCGACTCCGGCTCCAAGCCCGCCGCCGACAAGCACGACCCGGCTTCCTCCCGCGATGCCGTCGGTGGCGCAACGGCGTTCAACAGGCTCTTCGAGGCGGCGTTTAGAACCACCCTAAAAGGGGGTCTCACCCAGCTGCTCCCCAAGAAAGACCATGACCTTGGAGTCATCTCCATCTGGGGCACCGGCACCGGAGGCGGAGAAGATCTTGGGATGACATCCATCGCCTGGAAGGCCTACACTGATAAAGGGGCCTGCCAAAACTTCGTCTGTCGTGCCTGGGTGAAGTTGATGCATCCCTTCGATCCCCACCAGTTCGTCCGGTCTTTGACGGCCCAGTTCTACGCAAACTCTTCCTCTCCCGGTGAGGAACACGCGACCTCTGTAGGTGGTGTACAAGTCCTGATGAAGATGGATGCCATGCGAGGAGTAGAACCCCTCATGGATTTCGAGCAGCTTGTCATGAAAAATAGGTACCTCGTGGTGCTggaggacgtgtcctccatggcaGACTGGGATGCTATCAGGAGGTTCTTTCCAAACATGAAGAATGGCAGCTGCATCATCTTGCCCACCAAGCAGTTCGAGGTAGCAAGCTCGACCGTTGGACATCCATACCAAGTGCTGCATCTCAACCAGCTATCAGCAGAGCACTCTATTTACGCTTTCTTTACAAAG GGATCTCGATATGATGTGGATCAAGGCAGGGAGATCAATAATGCACCCGCCAGCAAGAATGTATCAGTCGGCAACTGTAAGGAGGAAGCAGCCAAGAAGTGGATAAACAGGCATCCTCTGGTTGGACGCGAGTCGGAAATGAAGGATCTTGGTCTAAAGGTAATTATGGCACGGTCCAAGAGCTACCAAGTTATGTCCGTGTGGGGAATAGCTGGCGTTGGAAAATCAGCTCTCGTCATGAACATGTTCTGCGACAGAATTTGTAAAGGCATCCTATTCCAGAAGTATGGTTGGGTGGATGTATCACATCCTTTCAATTTATGGAACTTCTCTCGAATCTTACTTTCCAATCTTGGTTCTGAATATCTTCAAGCCGGTGAGACTGAGGACTTGTGTACGATGGGAAGCAGAAATCCCATTGTTGAGTGTCGTGAGATTCTGAAAAAGCATAGATGCCTGGTTGTTATTGATGGACTGCAGTCCACAGAAGAATGGGATCTCATAAAAGCTAACTTGGTGTCAGGGTCTCATCGTCAGAATGTTATCATCGCTGTTACAATTGAACAAGAAATGGCCTCTCATTGCCGTGGAGTTAAGGGAGAGCTCGTGTTTAATGTCAAAGGTTTGGAAGCTGACACAGCCTTTGAACTCTTCAAGAAG GTATCCAAGAAGAGTGAAGTCGCAGAGCTACAAGAACTTACTTCACTATGTGGTGGACTTCCGAAAGTTATAGTTGAGGTAGCCGTCGTGTTCGCCAAAAATACAGATCGATGGAAACATACTCTTTCTACCAAAAATAAGTTCATGCTAGAGCTCGAGAACAACGGAGAGTTTGACAGTCTAAAGGGTCTGTTTGGTTGGATGAACTCGTACTTCCGCAACTGCCCAGATTCTCTCAAGCCATGTATCTTATATCTACCAATTTTCCCTCGAAACCACCTCATACGGCGGAGGCGACTAGTAAGGCGGTGGATTGCTGAGGGTTACTCCAGGGACAGCCATGAAGAATCTGCAGAGATGACTGGGGAGAAACAATTCTGTGACCTCATTAATCTGAGTATAATCCAGCAGGCATCTGCGTTGGGTTTGGGTGGCACAAGGATGGTCTCTTGCCAAGTCAATGGCTTCTTCCGTGAGTATATTGTCTCGCGCCAAATGGAAGAGAACCTTGTGTTTGAACTTAGGGGCAGTTGTGCCTTAACCACCCAACGCACAGGGCGTCACCTTGTGATATTAGAGAGCTGGGTCAGAGATAGAATTGTGTTCGAGAGCATTGACTTCTCACGCCTCCGGTCACTCACGGTGTTTGGGCTCTGGAAATCATTCTTCGTCTCTGAAAGTATGAGGCTTCTTCGGGTGCTTGATCTAGAGGGTGCATCAGAATTAGAGTATAGCGACCTCAAGAagattgtgaagttgatgtgtcgCCTCAAGTTCCTCTCACTGCGAGGATGCCATGAAATCTGCCATCTGCCGAGTTCAATAGGAGGTCTGAGGCAGCTCCAGACTCTTGATGTTAGACACACCTCCATAGTCACCCTGCCGGTGAACATCACCAAGTTAGAGAAACTGCAGTACATCCGTGCGGGAACCACTGCTCCAGCGAGTAAAGCACCAACACCACATCATTTAGTGCCCCAGCTGTCCCAGTGCTGCGGTGGTCGTCACCTGGTTGGCGTTGTGGTGCCTCCAGGGATTGGGAAACTGACGGCATTGCATACGCTTGGTGTTGTCAATGTCAGTGCTTCAGGGACAAAGGCCGTCCTAGAAGATCTCCATAAGCTCACCCATTTGCGCAAACTCGGAGTGTCTGGCATCAACAAGAATAACAGCAATGGGTTTTTCCGTGCAATCTCAGTTCTTGTCCATCTGGAATCACTGTCGGTGCGGCTCGAGGACAACAATCAAGGTTGTTTGAATGACGTACCGCTGCCTTTGAATGGCCTGAGGAGCCTTAAACTGCATGGGCTTGGAGACCGGTTGCCAAACTGGAGTGGGCAGCTCACTATGCTTGCAAAGATGGATTTGGAAATAGCCAAATTGATGGAAGATAATGTCTCCCCGCACTCGGAAGGTGCGCCGCCAGTAGGAAGAAGGAAACCAACGAGGGGTGTCATCAAGATCCTAAGCGAGCTGCCAGGATTATGTGTTCTACGTCTTCGTGTTGACCATCCTCAAGATAATCAGCTCGATTTGTCTGTCATTATGAATGACCTAGAGGAAGACTCTTTCAAGAAAATGAAGATCTTCGAGATTGCTTGCAGCTCCAGCTCAAAAGTTAGTTTTGGAGAAAAAACAATGAAGAAACTTGAGCAGCTGAAGGTCGACTGCTCTAGTGGCTCGTCCTTCTTAGGCCTGAACTATTTACTTGAACTGAAGGAAGTCTTGCTCAAGGGTTCCAGTGATGAAGCATTGAAGGCTGATCTCATCAACGTACTTGAGAACCACCCAAAGCAAAAGAAACCTGTTGTGAAGCTGGAGGAACTACCGAGGCCCTCTACATCCTGA